Proteins found in one Maridesulfovibrio sp. genomic segment:
- a CDS encoding precorrin-8X methylmutase: protein MSGKVKLIAVDKPGDIERKSFEIIDSEVPEPRRFDGIEWQIVRRMVHTTADFQLIDLVRFHPDAVASGIDALRSGCTIATDTEMARCGIPLRRMTPLKCSVSCLMNDHSVILSAKKNSTTRAHAAMELAADSLHPEIHVIGNAPTALIRLVNMVQEGRMAPPALVVGMPVGFVNAAESKSMLMDSGKIPYIAIEGRKGGSALAACVINALAEVVLAERDLSGDI from the coding sequence TTGTCCGGGAAAGTTAAACTCATAGCCGTGGATAAGCCCGGCGATATTGAAAGAAAGTCGTTTGAAATTATTGATTCAGAAGTCCCGGAACCCCGCAGGTTTGACGGTATTGAATGGCAGATAGTAAGACGCATGGTTCATACCACTGCTGATTTTCAACTTATAGATCTGGTGCGTTTCCATCCGGATGCAGTTGCTTCCGGGATTGATGCGCTGCGATCCGGCTGTACCATTGCTACAGATACGGAAATGGCTCGCTGTGGAATTCCTTTACGCAGAATGACTCCACTAAAGTGCAGTGTGAGTTGCCTGATGAATGATCATAGTGTCATTCTTTCGGCAAAGAAGAACTCTACAACAAGGGCTCATGCAGCTATGGAACTTGCTGCCGATAGCTTGCATCCTGAAATTCATGTAATTGGTAACGCTCCTACAGCTTTGATACGTCTGGTGAATATGGTGCAAGAGGGCAGGATGGCACCTCCTGCGCTTGTTGTTGGGATGCCTGTAGGGTTCGTGAATGCTGCTGAATCTAAATCCATGCTGATGGATAGCGGTAAGATTCCTTATATAGCAATTGAAGGACGTAAAGGCGGATCTGCACTAGCTGCATGTGTGATAAACGCATTGGCTGAGGTTGTTCTTGCCGAACGGGATCTTTCCGGGGACATCTGA